One Pseudoalteromonas sp. UG3-2 DNA window includes the following coding sequences:
- a CDS encoding co-chaperone GroES, producing the protein MNIRPLHDRVIVKRLEEETKSAGGIVLTGSAAEKSSRGEVVAVGNGRVLDNGETKSLEVKAGDTVLFGSYIEKTEKIEGQEYLIMREDNILGIVE; encoded by the coding sequence ATGAACATTCGTCCTTTACATGATCGCGTCATCGTTAAGCGTCTTGAAGAAGAAACAAAGTCAGCTGGCGGTATTGTGCTAACCGGTTCTGCGGCTGAAAAGTCTTCACGTGGTGAAGTTGTTGCTGTAGGCAACGGCCGCGTGTTGGACAATGGTGAAACTAAATCGTTAGAAGTAAAAGCGGGCGACACTGTGTTGTTTGGCTCTTACATCGAAAAAACTGAAAAGATCGAAGGTCAAGAGTACCTGATCATGCGCGAAGACAACATCTTAGGCATCGTAGAGTAA
- a CDS encoding discoidin domain-containing protein codes for MIKTLSTNDIVNQTQAGNQLSINAVTRGEINHVVFAYGDNYEFSHSERAAPYAMSGDGAGDFNAVSYLASLGEKHIRATAYDSNGTVISTQEVTLFISDTATESITPIEVEASSVLGNNGPMMAFDQNHGTRWESVHDASNQRVEWLTMDLGAMYYLTDMEILWETARSNDYEIKISNDGVAWQSVERISALAHSMIYMMR; via the coding sequence GTGATAAAAACACTTAGCACTAACGACATAGTCAACCAAACGCAAGCTGGCAATCAATTAAGCATCAATGCTGTCACCCGCGGTGAGATTAACCACGTAGTGTTTGCTTATGGAGACAACTATGAGTTCTCCCACAGCGAACGAGCAGCCCCCTACGCCATGAGTGGAGATGGCGCAGGTGACTTTAATGCCGTGTCTTATCTGGCCTCACTGGGTGAAAAACACATTCGAGCCACCGCCTATGATAGCAATGGCACGGTGATTAGCACACAAGAGGTTACCCTTTTTATTAGCGATACTGCCACAGAAAGTATCACACCTATCGAAGTAGAGGCCTCATCAGTGCTTGGCAACAATGGTCCAATGATGGCATTTGATCAAAACCATGGCACTCGCTGGGAAAGTGTTCATGATGCATCAAACCAACGCGTAGAATGGCTAACCATGGACTTAGGAGCGATGTATTACCTCACAGACATGGAAATTCTCTGGGAAACGGCACGCTCTAACGATTATGAAATCAAAATCTCAAACGATGGAGTAGCATGGCAAAGTGTGGAGCGCATTAGCGCATTAGCGCATTCGATGATTTACATGATGAGATAA
- the cutA gene encoding divalent-cation tolerance protein CutA, translating into MAIRYKLVLSTCDSTDEARQIAAHLVTQKLAACVNLIPNMESIYVWEGEVEHSQEVKLLIKTKPEKLELVMAAIKDMHSYDVPEIQVIDITGGNLSYFKWMDEVLN; encoded by the coding sequence ATGGCGATAAGATACAAACTTGTGCTTTCAACCTGTGACTCAACTGACGAAGCACGGCAAATCGCAGCCCACTTGGTAACGCAAAAGCTGGCGGCTTGTGTGAACTTGATCCCCAACATGGAGTCTATTTATGTTTGGGAAGGGGAAGTCGAGCACAGCCAAGAAGTTAAACTGTTGATTAAAACCAAGCCCGAAAAGCTTGAGCTGGTGATGGCGGCCATTAAAGACATGCATAGCTATGATGTGCCTGAAATCCAAGTGATCGATATTACCGGCGGCAACCTAAGTTATTTCAAATGGATGGATGAGGTATTAAATTAA
- the accC gene encoding acetyl-CoA carboxylase biotin carboxylase subunit, which translates to MLDKVVIANRGEIALRVLRACKELGIKTVAVHSTADRDLKHVLLADETICIGKPAANESYLDIPRIIAAAEVTDAVAIHPGYGFLSENADFADQVEQSGFIFIGPKGDTIRLMGDKVSAIEAMRKAGVPCVPGSDGPLTEDNERNLQIAKRIGYPVIIKAAGGGGGRGMRVVRSEKELIDSIALTQQEAKQFFGNGMVYMEKFLENPRHIEVQVLADGQGNAIHLGERDCSMQRRHQKVVEEAPAPGITAEMRKYIGDRCTRACIEIGYRGAGTFEFLYENGEFYFIEMNTRIQVEHPVTEMVTGVDLIKEQLKIAAGQPLSITQDDVIIRGHAIECRINAEDPESFIPSPGKITRFHPAGGLGIRWDSHIYADYTVPPHYDSMIGKLITYGENRDVAIARAKNALNELVIDGIKTNTPLHKRILSDENFQNGGTNIHYLEKKLGLQ; encoded by the coding sequence ATGTTAGATAAAGTAGTCATTGCAAACCGAGGTGAAATTGCACTTCGTGTATTGCGTGCCTGCAAGGAGCTGGGGATTAAAACGGTTGCTGTGCATTCAACAGCCGACCGTGACCTCAAACACGTTCTTCTTGCGGATGAAACCATTTGTATTGGCAAACCGGCAGCCAACGAGAGTTATCTTGATATTCCTCGTATTATCGCAGCGGCTGAAGTGACTGACGCCGTTGCTATTCACCCAGGCTATGGTTTCCTTTCAGAAAACGCCGATTTTGCCGACCAAGTTGAGCAAAGTGGCTTTATTTTTATTGGACCAAAGGGCGACACTATTCGCCTAATGGGCGACAAAGTATCGGCTATTGAGGCAATGCGCAAAGCGGGCGTGCCTTGTGTGCCTGGTTCTGACGGCCCACTCACAGAAGACAACGAGCGTAACTTACAAATTGCTAAGCGCATTGGTTACCCGGTGATCATCAAAGCAGCAGGCGGCGGTGGTGGTCGTGGTATGCGGGTTGTACGCAGCGAAAAAGAGTTGATTGATTCAATCGCGCTGACGCAACAAGAAGCCAAACAGTTCTTTGGTAATGGCATGGTTTACATGGAAAAATTCCTAGAAAACCCACGTCATATCGAAGTACAAGTACTCGCTGATGGCCAAGGCAATGCCATTCACTTAGGTGAGCGTGACTGTTCTATGCAGCGCCGCCACCAAAAAGTAGTCGAAGAAGCACCTGCGCCAGGTATTACCGCAGAAATGCGTAAATACATTGGTGATCGTTGTACTCGTGCTTGTATCGAGATTGGTTATCGTGGCGCCGGCACATTTGAGTTCTTATATGAAAACGGCGAGTTCTACTTTATTGAAATGAACACCCGTATTCAGGTTGAGCACCCAGTCACAGAAATGGTCACTGGTGTAGACCTTATCAAAGAGCAACTAAAAATTGCCGCAGGTCAGCCTTTGTCTATCACTCAAGACGACGTGATCATCCGTGGCCATGCCATTGAGTGCCGTATTAACGCGGAAGACCCAGAGAGCTTTATCCCATCGCCGGGTAAAATCACCCGCTTCCACCCTGCCGGTGGTCTTGGGATCCGTTGGGACAGCCACATTTACGCCGATTACACGGTACCACCGCATTACGACTCCATGATTGGTAAGTTAATCACTTACGGTGAGAATCGTGATGTGGCCATTGCCCGTGCCAAAAACGCCTTAAATGAATTAGTGATTGATGGCATTAAAACCAATACTCCACTGCATAAGCGAATTCTATCAGATGAGAATTTCCAAAATGGTGGCACTAACATTCATTACCTAGAGAAAAAACTAGGTCTACAATAA
- a CDS encoding protein-disulfide reductase DsbD — protein sequence MRLLVALFSLLLFFPVFANNAVLDSLLEPKQQSFLPVKEAFKFDFGQQGKTLFVGWDIADGYYLYKKNLEIIAKGADIAVPKLDPGEMIEDEFFGRTEVYFNNLSIISKLSNVEENAVVKIRYQGCAEAGLCYPPEIVEVPLSVITSEQNNTQAASSAQSQPSSSDTAQASDSATTSDDDLSFTEQLMQRSLLANVLTFFGLGIGLAFTPCVFPMFPILSSLIAGQQGLSTRKAFGLSFVYVQGMAVTYAALGLVVAYFGGQVQGYLQHPAVLISFSLLFVVLALSMFGLYEIRLPSGIMEKLTQLSNKQKGGNYWGVFSMGVLSGLIASPCTTAPLSGALLFVAQSGDYMVGALTLYALSLGMGLPLLLLGTSGGKILPKAGGWMDQVKTLFGFVMLFVPLILLERILDFDTIIALASGLAIATALYMHFWQSQLNAGKGRTLLWGVALTLFISGLFGVKGLLFPAAQPVAVSNTAVTEAATGEKKFRLIPDLAALEEEVAAANAKGKVAIVDLYADWCVACKEFEKYTFPEPQVQAQFQDYELLKLDLTKANDNTQAIMEHFTVFGLPTMLFFNSQGEEMSELRVTGFMDADDFAAHLEKAKQAAK from the coding sequence ATGCGACTGCTCGTAGCTCTATTTTCACTGCTACTGTTTTTTCCTGTTTTTGCCAACAATGCAGTGTTAGACAGCCTGCTTGAACCCAAGCAGCAAAGCTTTCTGCCCGTTAAAGAAGCGTTTAAGTTTGATTTTGGCCAGCAAGGGAAAACCCTTTTTGTCGGTTGGGATATTGCCGATGGTTATTACTTATATAAGAAAAACCTCGAGATAATAGCCAAGGGTGCTGACATTGCCGTGCCAAAGCTAGACCCCGGGGAAATGATAGAAGATGAGTTTTTTGGCCGCACTGAGGTGTATTTCAATAACCTTTCTATTATTTCTAAGCTCAGCAACGTTGAAGAAAACGCAGTGGTAAAAATTCGCTACCAAGGCTGTGCTGAAGCAGGACTTTGCTACCCACCAGAAATTGTCGAAGTGCCATTAAGTGTCATTACCAGTGAGCAAAACAATACTCAAGCCGCCTCTTCTGCCCAGTCGCAACCCAGCAGTAGCGACACAGCGCAAGCCAGCGACTCTGCAACAACCAGCGATGACGATTTATCTTTCACAGAACAATTAATGCAGCGCAGCCTGTTGGCCAATGTCTTAACCTTTTTTGGTCTTGGCATAGGTTTGGCGTTTACTCCTTGTGTATTCCCAATGTTCCCGATTTTATCGAGCCTTATTGCCGGCCAACAGGGACTCTCTACTCGCAAGGCCTTTGGCTTATCGTTTGTGTACGTTCAAGGTATGGCAGTCACCTACGCCGCTTTAGGTTTAGTGGTGGCTTACTTTGGCGGCCAAGTGCAAGGGTATTTACAGCACCCAGCGGTGCTGATCAGCTTCAGCTTGTTGTTTGTGGTGTTGGCGCTTTCCATGTTTGGTTTGTACGAAATTCGCTTACCTAGCGGGATAATGGAAAAACTCACCCAGCTAAGCAATAAACAAAAAGGCGGTAACTACTGGGGCGTGTTTAGCATGGGCGTGCTGTCGGGCCTTATTGCCTCGCCGTGTACTACCGCGCCGCTGTCTGGTGCGCTTCTGTTTGTGGCGCAAAGCGGTGATTATATGGTGGGTGCGCTGACCTTATATGCGCTTAGTTTAGGCATGGGTCTGCCATTGTTATTGCTCGGCACCTCGGGCGGAAAAATTCTACCAAAAGCCGGCGGCTGGATGGATCAGGTTAAAACCCTGTTTGGCTTTGTGATGCTATTCGTGCCGCTTATCTTACTCGAGCGTATTCTCGACTTTGATACTATTATTGCGTTGGCATCTGGATTGGCTATAGCAACCGCACTCTACATGCACTTTTGGCAGAGCCAGCTAAACGCTGGTAAAGGAAGAACTCTGCTTTGGGGCGTGGCCCTCACCTTATTTATATCGGGCTTGTTTGGGGTTAAAGGCCTACTTTTCCCGGCAGCACAACCTGTAGCGGTTAGCAACACAGCGGTAACTGAAGCCGCAACTGGGGAGAAAAAGTTCCGTCTTATTCCTGACCTAGCTGCATTAGAGGAAGAAGTGGCTGCCGCCAATGCCAAGGGCAAAGTGGCTATTGTGGATTTATATGCCGACTGGTGTGTGGCCTGTAAAGAGTTTGAGAAGTACACTTTTCCCGAGCCGCAAGTACAGGCGCAATTTCAAGATTATGAGTTATTGAAGTTAGACCTCACCAAAGCCAACGATAACACTCAGGCGATTATGGAGCACTTTACGGTATTTGGTTTACCCACCATGCTGTTCTTTAATAGCCAAGGCGAAGAAATGTCCGAGCTGCGTGTAACTGGCTTTATGGATGCCGATGACTTTGCCGCTCATCTGGAAAAGGCAAAACAAGCCGCGAAATAA
- the accB gene encoding acetyl-CoA carboxylase biotin carboxyl carrier protein, whose protein sequence is MDIRKIKKLIELVEESGIAELEITEGEESVRINRHSNAPVYAQPQQFAAAPAAAPAPAAPAAPAAEAAPAEESSAPSGHQVKSPMVGTFYAASSPTAAAYVEVGSKVNVGDTLCIVEAMKMMNQIESDKAGVVKAILVENGEPVEFDQPLFIIE, encoded by the coding sequence ATGGATATTCGCAAGATCAAAAAACTTATCGAGCTAGTAGAAGAGTCAGGTATTGCCGAGCTAGAAATCACTGAAGGTGAAGAGTCAGTTCGCATTAACCGTCACAGTAATGCTCCAGTCTATGCACAACCACAGCAGTTCGCAGCAGCTCCAGCGGCGGCTCCAGCTCCTGCAGCACCAGCGGCACCGGCTGCTGAAGCAGCACCAGCAGAAGAAAGCAGTGCACCATCTGGTCACCAAGTAAAATCTCCTATGGTAGGTACCTTCTACGCCGCTTCTTCACCAACGGCAGCCGCTTACGTTGAAGTAGGCAGCAAAGTAAACGTTGGCGATACTCTTTGTATCGTTGAAGCAATGAAAATGATGAACCAGATCGAATCAGACAAAGCCGGTGTGGTAAAAGCCATCCTAGTTGAAAACGGTGAGCCAGTAGAATTCGACCAACCGCTATTCATCATCGAATAA
- a CDS encoding ankyrin repeat domain-containing protein: MNIKSLLIPLSTIVLMTGCQSSAEFFDNASNTVKNILPGSDIHSLAAKGDLEGVKGKVAEYGVEAVNKRNDNGITPLMMAAYKGQLKVVEYLINNGAEIKAKNKDGETAFHAAAQGKQVEVFTYLKAGNTKLAERADYNQVTPYMRAAFSGIGETFFYLLDDRAFFAKDAQGGDILSWAVGGGNVGVTRYYGNRAGDNLNIEKVRKAHLENFQNPNSKQTLPILASIYCDYALMNKSFKPKPTDNLKFGRYCNYDFRALIKKREAL; encoded by the coding sequence ATGAATATTAAAAGTTTACTAATACCACTTTCGACAATAGTGCTTATGACCGGCTGTCAGAGTTCAGCTGAGTTTTTTGATAACGCATCTAATACAGTAAAAAATATATTGCCAGGAAGTGACATTCACAGTTTAGCGGCAAAAGGGGATTTAGAAGGAGTTAAAGGCAAAGTTGCAGAATATGGAGTTGAGGCTGTTAATAAGCGAAATGATAACGGCATTACTCCGCTTATGATGGCGGCTTATAAAGGTCAGCTAAAAGTTGTTGAGTATTTGATAAATAATGGAGCTGAGATAAAAGCAAAAAATAAAGATGGTGAAACCGCTTTCCATGCTGCTGCACAAGGTAAACAAGTTGAAGTTTTTACCTACCTAAAAGCAGGCAATACCAAGTTAGCTGAAAGGGCAGATTATAATCAAGTAACACCATATATGAGGGCGGCTTTTAGCGGAATTGGCGAGACATTTTTTTACCTCCTAGACGACAGGGCTTTTTTTGCTAAGGATGCACAGGGCGGTGATATTTTAAGTTGGGCTGTGGGCGGCGGGAATGTTGGAGTTACTCGTTATTATGGTAATAGAGCAGGGGACAACTTAAATATAGAGAAGGTGAGAAAAGCGCACTTAGAAAACTTTCAAAACCCAAACAGTAAGCAAACTTTGCCAATATTAGCTTCCATCTACTGTGATTATGCTTTGATGAACAAGAGTTTTAAACCAAAGCCAACAGATAACCTCAAGTTTGGTCGTTATTGTAATTATGACTTTAGGGCATTAATAAAAAAGCGTGAAGCCTTGTAA
- a CDS encoding FxsA family protein: MFRILFILFIAIPIIEIALLIQVSEVIGGFATIALVIATAILGAKLVKQQGLGAYVNVQQQMSQGQLPAQDLFTGLCVIIAGVLLMTPGIMTDVLGFLLLTPAVRKKLAKSLLAHASVRVQTQMHSRHSGFNQSPFNHTSDEPEDARKSFDNQSSNKPSNTIEGEYERKD; this comes from the coding sequence ATGTTTAGAATTCTATTTATATTGTTTATTGCCATTCCGATTATTGAGATCGCCCTGCTGATCCAAGTAAGCGAAGTCATTGGCGGATTTGCCACCATTGCCTTGGTGATTGCCACGGCTATCTTAGGCGCTAAGCTAGTTAAACAACAAGGGTTGGGCGCGTACGTTAACGTGCAACAGCAAATGTCGCAGGGGCAATTGCCTGCGCAAGATTTGTTTACCGGCCTGTGTGTGATCATCGCCGGAGTACTGTTAATGACCCCGGGCATTATGACCGATGTGTTAGGCTTTTTACTGTTGACCCCAGCTGTGCGTAAAAAGTTAGCCAAATCATTATTGGCTCATGCCTCAGTGCGAGTACAAACACAAATGCACTCACGTCATTCAGGCTTTAACCAAAGCCCTTTTAATCACACCTCGGATGAGCCGGAAGATGCGCGAAAATCGTTTGACAATCAATCGAGTAATAAACCGTCAAACACCATTGAAGGGGAGTACGAGAGAAAAGATTAA
- a CDS encoding helix-turn-helix domain-containing protein, giving the protein MTKKKCSCTDFKSQLEHNIELLISKSLTQPFERKNFSISELACLFTVTPNTLRRWCQEEVGVSTKDFVAKYRIAKAKQMLLDGKRPSIIALELGFSEHKTFTTVFKRLTNHSPMAYRQANTKA; this is encoded by the coding sequence ATGACCAAAAAGAAATGCAGCTGTACAGACTTTAAAAGTCAACTGGAACACAATATCGAATTACTTATCAGTAAAAGCCTTACTCAACCATTCGAGCGAAAAAATTTTTCTATTTCGGAGTTAGCATGCTTGTTTACAGTGACACCAAACACATTACGACGCTGGTGCCAAGAGGAGGTAGGAGTGTCAACTAAAGATTTTGTAGCAAAGTACCGAATTGCAAAAGCAAAGCAAATGCTGCTTGATGGAAAACGCCCTTCTATTATCGCATTGGAGTTAGGCTTCAGTGAACACAAAACGTTCACCACAGTTTTTAAAAGGCTTACTAATCACTCACCCATGGCGTATCGGCAAGCAAATACGAAAGCTTAA
- a CDS encoding SH3 domain-containing protein has product MKYRLIFLFFAFLLSGCSILYNKKYNEENHYFKKSNLPSYTVNIFISDLNGLSNYRVKRYGFILFYKGSDIYLGRRAWGKHCYSRDAFIINAITGEPRESCISKSELNRLDSIPLMPSKEKCRSRCTFVAHSKKHNLALALYDGQAYGISHNADLFIEVVDYSSVVAAFKSKLGSGEIEHLSNIRLPLPLLPNKAIKSFISDNKSDPQKLTKLAGQLQALGEDAYEPTIQRVSNTAEFRKSLKLAQTGSIEEQVSFLKANGFPLSKSNCYFTNATALNVRQGRYTSSKVVGKLKQGEVVCLEKERSGWGKLGNKNGWVSLAFLSRKPVTKNNQLLVAFRKEVDRNLYAMAAKRNAFESYQHYLSTSPKGEYIKESKAGLKRLYMQQSSFNGFMEAYRISPERELLHEAKKSLATKAGQYLEPNLVDIYFSKMVLHRSSIPSFVTLISQSKNIDYRDYSSQLMKLNGVVKSFQPSDFLNSIEYKYVLSNFSPKVTAHYKYGKALLTLDYKGSRIAIEQEAKCDYQTSKTGTRNRGAIESLFSLNFDDKESYTYDVFACHLTDSKLNNVKEMLVAIGSYHRTDSLAKLANNWKATQRTGSYTYTSGSSGSSSSSQKYNWQYTVECRGTTFSGIPKRSYSGVITNSTHADAYSAAQKLQSRKSCYQRFGNGYTGEGYLELEISN; this is encoded by the coding sequence GTGAAGTATCGTCTAATTTTTTTATTTTTTGCTTTTTTACTATCTGGTTGCTCTATTTTATATAACAAAAAATATAATGAAGAAAATCACTATTTCAAAAAAAGTAACCTACCAAGTTATACAGTTAATATTTTTATTAGTGATTTGAATGGGTTAAGTAATTATAGAGTTAAGCGGTATGGTTTTATACTGTTTTACAAGGGGAGTGATATTTACCTGGGTAGAAGAGCATGGGGCAAACACTGTTACAGCCGTGATGCTTTTATTATTAATGCCATAACAGGTGAGCCCCGCGAGTCATGTATTTCTAAAAGCGAGTTAAATAGACTTGATTCGATACCACTCATGCCCAGCAAAGAAAAGTGTCGAAGCAGGTGCACTTTCGTTGCACATTCAAAGAAGCACAATCTTGCTTTGGCACTTTACGATGGTCAAGCCTATGGTATTTCTCATAATGCTGACTTATTTATTGAGGTGGTTGACTATTCCTCAGTGGTGGCGGCATTTAAGTCCAAGCTTGGCAGTGGTGAGATAGAGCATTTATCTAATATTCGTTTGCCCTTACCTTTGTTACCGAATAAAGCCATTAAGTCATTTATTTCTGATAATAAGAGTGACCCACAAAAGCTAACAAAGTTAGCGGGACAGTTGCAAGCATTGGGTGAGGATGCTTATGAACCGACAATTCAGCGAGTGAGCAATACAGCTGAATTTAGAAAAAGTTTAAAATTAGCACAAACAGGCAGTATTGAGGAGCAGGTGTCTTTTCTTAAAGCGAATGGGTTTCCTTTATCTAAATCTAATTGTTACTTTACTAATGCAACAGCCCTAAATGTAAGACAAGGCCGTTACACCAGCAGCAAAGTCGTAGGAAAATTAAAACAAGGAGAGGTGGTTTGTTTAGAAAAAGAAAGGAGTGGCTGGGGAAAATTGGGTAATAAAAATGGCTGGGTATCTTTAGCATTCTTAAGCCGCAAGCCTGTTACTAAAAACAATCAGCTATTGGTGGCGTTTCGCAAGGAAGTGGATCGTAATCTCTATGCTATGGCAGCAAAAAGAAACGCTTTTGAATCCTACCAACACTATTTAAGCACTAGCCCAAAAGGGGAATATATCAAAGAGTCGAAAGCGGGGTTAAAGCGATTATACATGCAACAATCCTCGTTTAATGGCTTTATGGAAGCTTACCGTATAAGCCCTGAAAGAGAACTATTACACGAAGCGAAAAAGTCGCTAGCTACAAAAGCTGGGCAGTACTTAGAGCCTAACTTGGTTGATATCTACTTTTCCAAAATGGTGCTACATAGAAGCTCTATACCTAGTTTTGTCACTTTGATTAGCCAGTCTAAGAATATAGATTACCGCGACTACTCGAGTCAGCTTATGAAGCTCAATGGAGTGGTGAAAAGTTTCCAACCATCTGATTTTTTGAACTCTATAGAGTATAAATATGTGCTTAGTAACTTCTCTCCAAAGGTGACTGCACATTATAAATATGGAAAAGCCCTGTTGACGTTAGACTATAAAGGTAGTCGTATTGCAATTGAGCAAGAAGCAAAGTGTGATTACCAAACTTCAAAAACCGGGACAAGAAATAGAGGAGCTATAGAGTCTTTATTCTCATTAAATTTTGATGATAAAGAGTCATATACATACGATGTTTTCGCATGCCATCTAACTGATAGTAAACTGAATAATGTGAAAGAAATGCTCGTTGCAATAGGGTCATACCATCGCACCGATAGTTTAGCGAAGTTAGCGAACAACTGGAAAGCAACGCAAAGAACGGGGAGTTATACCTACACTTCAGGTTCATCTGGAAGTAGCTCAAGCAGTCAAAAATATAACTGGCAATATACAGTGGAGTGCCGTGGCACTACATTTTCAGGGATCCCAAAAAGAAGTTATTCAGGTGTAATTACAAATAGTACTCATGCCGATGCATATAGCGCAGCTCAAAAGCTACAATCTCGCAAATCTTGCTACCAAAGGTTTGGTAATGGCTATACCGGAGAAGGCTACCTAGAACTAGAGATTAGCAATTAG
- the aroQ gene encoding type II 3-dehydroquinate dehydratase: MSARLKILLVNGPNLNMLGRREPDKYGTQTLSELVNALSEYAENQQVSLSHIQSNSEAELIDAIHAEYGRSDAIIINPAAFTHTSIALRDALLSVSIPFYEVHLTNVYAREPFRHKSYFSDVAQGVICGLGALGYRAAFDAALAQLRKQNNSN, encoded by the coding sequence ATGTCTGCAAGATTAAAGATTTTATTAGTAAACGGCCCTAATTTGAATATGTTAGGACGTCGTGAGCCAGATAAGTACGGCACGCAGACCCTTTCCGAGCTTGTTAATGCACTATCTGAGTACGCCGAAAACCAGCAAGTCAGTTTGTCTCACATTCAAAGCAACAGTGAAGCAGAGCTCATAGACGCAATCCATGCTGAGTATGGCCGCAGTGACGCGATTATTATTAATCCAGCAGCCTTTACCCATACTAGCATAGCGCTCAGAGACGCTTTATTAAGTGTGAGCATTCCTTTTTATGAAGTGCACCTTACTAACGTGTACGCCAGAGAGCCTTTTCGTCACAAGTCTTATTTCTCTGACGTGGCGCAAGGGGTGATATGTGGATTAGGCGCATTGGGCTATCGTGCAGCATTCGACGCTGCACTGGCGCAACTGCGAAAACAAAATAACTCAAATTAA